CTCGTGCGGCATGGCCAAGGGAAGATCGACCCAAAGGGATCCTGGGATCATGCGACATGGCGCTGAAAAATGACAGTTGCAGTGCCATGGGAACGGCACCGGACGATTTTATATTCGTGGTGGAAGACGTGCTGGAAGAATACCAAGAGTCACAGCCTGAGTTCAAGGATATGCAAGCCCCCATCGATAAAAAGGGAGCCGAGTTTTTCTTGAATCAAAATTCCAGGGAACCTGTAACCGAACCCGATGAACTGGTTCCCCTGTGGAAGATTCTTCACCTGGCAGGGGTTGACTGGACTTACGGCAGTAAAGGATGGGCAGGAGAAAACTACTGCATGTTCCTTGCGGATAATGACGCCTGGGAACATATCACCCGCACGACGGCCAAACAGGCGGACGACCTGGGGTGTAAGGTCTTTCTCAATACGGAGTGAGGGCACGTCACCTTCTCAGTCCTGGCAGGACTGAAAAAATTCAATATTGAACACAATTTTGTAGTCAAAAACATTTACGAATATTACGCAAAGTGGATCCGGGAAGGAAAACTGAAAGTTAACTCCGACTGGAACAAGGATTTAAAAATCAAATTTACCGTTCAGGACCCCTGTCAAATCGTACGTAAGGCTTATGGGGATCCGATTGCAGATGACCTGCGATTTGTGGTCAAATCCATTGTGGGTGAAGAAAATTTTATAGACATGACCCCCAACAAATCTAATAATTACTGCTGTGGTGGTGGCGGCGGATTTCTACAATCCGGATATAAAGACCAACGCCTGGAATACGGCAGGCTGAAAGATGAACAAATCAAGACAACAGGTGCGGATTACTGTATTGCGGGCTGTCATAACTGCCATGCCCAAATTCATGAGTTAAGCGAGCATTATGGAGGCAATTACCCTGTGGTTCATCTGTGGACGCTGATCTGCCTGTCTCTTGGAATCCTTGGACCGAATGAACGGGAATATTTAGGAGACGATTTAAAAGAATTGAATGTCTTTCATCCTGAAACAGCCATGTAATATATCGGTTTAAAAAGTTAAACCAATTTTTGGCAACCAAAACAATTCTGTTTATTTTTACCACAGAGTTTGCAGAGGATAAAAAGGAAAAGACTATAATCTCTGTAAACTCTGTGTGCTCTGTGGTGAGATATATTCTTTATCACAGAAAGCCAAAATATGACAAGGAAGGATATCGTGCAGCTAACCAGGGAACAGGTCAACTTTTGTATGGAATGTGGTGTGTGCACGGGAAGTTGCCCCATCAGCTATGAGCTTCCAAGCTTTTCGCCCAGGCAGATCATTAAACGAACCACGGCCGGTCAGGGCGAAGACTTTCTTAAAAGTCGGGAACTCTGGGCATGCCTGAGTTGTGCCCGCTGCAGTTCTCGCTGTCCGGTGGAAATCGATTTTCCGGAATTTATCCGGTCCTACAGAGAAGAAGCCCGAAAAACCGGCAACCTTCCGGTGGAAAGCCACCATGGCATCCTTCAAAGCATTGCCGGCCTGCAAACCGGTGATATTAAGCAGCAACGTATTGCCTGGGCTAAGGAAGCCGGAGAGTTCCAGGAAACCGGGGATATTTTTTATTTCGTAGGATGCCTGCCATATTTTGAAGTCACTTTCGCTTATTTGAACCTGTCTCCCCTTTCAAGTGCGAAAAGCGTACTCTCTTTACTAAACAAAATGGGGGTAACACCGGTCATCAGCAATGATGAATGCTGTTGTGGTCACGATGCCCTGTGGAGCGGAGATAAAGCCACCTTCCGTGCACTTGCAGACAAGAACCTTGAAGTCATTAAAAACTCCGGAGCTAAAACCGTTCTTTTCAGCTGTCCGGAAGGGTACCATACATTTAAGCATCACTATCCTGAATATTTCGGCGAATTGCCCTTTGAAGTCCTCCACCTAACCGAATTTCTTACACAAAAAATGTCTGAGGCAGAACTGCCCTTCAAGCCATCTTCCAACGGCACTGTGACTTACCAGGATCCATGCAGGCTGGGTCGATTGTCGGGAAACTACGATCTACCGCGACAGCTGTTGAAAAACCTTCCCGAAACAAACCTGCTGGAAATGCAGCGCAGCAAAGAAAATGCTCTTTGCTGCGGAACCAGCGCATGGATGGAGTGTTCCGGCTGCTCCAAAGCCATGCAGGTTGACAGGCTCCAGGAAGCCGTGCAAACCGGAGCACAGACTCTTATCACCGCCTGTCCCAAGTGCCAGATACATCTGACATGCGCTCAGAGCAATACGGATCTGGATTTGAAAGTGACAGACCTTTATACCTATATTTCTGAGCGATTAAACGGGGCTGAATAAACCCATGATGGTTGGTTTATTTCTGTTTCAATGAACTGCTTTTTTCCATCCTTACACCACGGACAGCCAACAACGATTAATAAACATGGCTTAAATTCAA
The DNA window shown above is from Thermodesulfobacteriota bacterium and carries:
- a CDS encoding (Fe-S)-binding protein: MAEEAIKLGGKKKSMFIDKVKELLPEGGNLNLCLTCGACSSGCPATGLEGMDPRKFLRMAALGMDDEITSTPWVWMCSMCQRCIYVCPMKIDIPQLVYNARAAWPREDRPKGILGSCDMALKNDSCSAMGTAPDDFIFVVEDVLEEYQESQPEFKDMQAPIDKKGAEFFLNQNSREPVTEPDELVPLWKILHLAGVDWTYGSKGWAGENYCMFLADNDAWEHITRTTAKQADDLGCKVFLNTEUGHVTFSVLAGLKKFNIEHNFVVKNIYEYYAKWIREGKLKVNSDWNKDLKIKFTVQDPCQIVRKAYGDPIADDLRFVVKSIVGEENFIDMTPNKSNNYCCGGGGGFLQSGYKDQRLEYGRLKDEQIKTTGADYCIAGCHNCHAQIHELSEHYGGNYPVVHLWTLICLSLGILGPNEREYLGDDLKELNVFHPETAM
- a CDS encoding (Fe-S)-binding protein, with amino-acid sequence MQLTREQVNFCMECGVCTGSCPISYELPSFSPRQIIKRTTAGQGEDFLKSRELWACLSCARCSSRCPVEIDFPEFIRSYREEARKTGNLPVESHHGILQSIAGLQTGDIKQQRIAWAKEAGEFQETGDIFYFVGCLPYFEVTFAYLNLSPLSSAKSVLSLLNKMGVTPVISNDECCCGHDALWSGDKATFRALADKNLEVIKNSGAKTVLFSCPEGYHTFKHHYPEYFGELPFEVLHLTEFLTQKMSEAELPFKPSSNGTVTYQDPCRLGRLSGNYDLPRQLLKNLPETNLLEMQRSKENALCCGTSAWMECSGCSKAMQVDRLQEAVQTGAQTLITACPKCQIHLTCAQSNTDLDLKVTDLYTYISERLNGAE